The Aedes aegypti strain LVP_AGWG chromosome 3, AaegL5.0 Primary Assembly, whole genome shotgun sequence genome contains a region encoding:
- the LOC5577457 gene encoding intraflagellar transport protein 56, giving the protein MILSRTKSESAKGNRNSAGSSSSKAAVIPTFEEFLLRRDYVGAKTVLQCSKDYDEVSDLLKELWVAFCNFHIGDYKEALQQYEKIYADDGTQKEVALNVCVCMFYLGMYEESQKLVEELPENPLKIRLLFHLAHKLSEEDRLMELHGSLRDVVEDQLSLAGMHYLRSHYQEAIDIYKRVLLDNKDLLALNVYIAICYYKLDYYDISQEVLDLYLNQHPDSTIAINLKACNRFRLFNGRAAEQEIKNIVDNGTFGADLIKHNLVVFRNGEGALQVLPQLIDIVPEARLNLAIHHLRRGEIQEAHHLMKEVQPTVPQEYILKGVVHAALGQETGSKEHLKNAQQCLHLVGGSASECDTIPGRQSMASAFFLYGQFEEVLVYLNSIRSYFVNDDVFNYNYAQAKAATGYYKEAEELLLQIHDITIKTDHTYAMVLAKCHVHSGHADQAWNIFLTKDSTPEAFSLLQLIANDSYRVGEFWVAAKAFDTLEKLDPNPEYWEGKRGACAGAIQAILAKRSSGAPPGGVAEVIALLRDSTNTQAESMLRTIRRFASSIK; this is encoded by the exons ATG ATCCTGTCCCGCACCAAATCGGAATCAGCCAAGGGAAATCGTAACTCGGCTGGTTCCAGCAGCTCCAAAGCGGCTGTGATTCCCACGTTCGAGGAGTTCCTTCTCCGCAGAGACTATGTGGGGGCCAAAACTGTACTGCAG TGTTCGAAGGACTACGACGAGGTGTCGGATTTGCTCAAGGAGCTGTGGGTGGCATTCTGCAACTTTCACATCGGCGACTACAAAGAAGCCCTGCAGCAGTATGAGAAAATTTACGCGGACGATGGGACGCAAAAGGAGGTGGCACTGAATGTGTGCGTCTGTATGTTCTATTTGGGGATGTATGAGGAGTCGCAGAAACTGGTGGAAGAGCTACCGGAGAATCCTTTGAAGATAAGATTGTTGTTCCATTTGGCGCATAAACTGAGCGAGGAGGATCGATTGATGGAACTGCACGGGTCTTTGAGAGATGTCGTTGAAGATCAGTTGAGTTTGGCCGGGATGCATTACTTGAGATCACATTATCAGGAAGCGATCGATATCTATAAGCGCGTTTTGCTGGATAACAAGGATCTGCTAGCGCTGAACGTTTATATTGCCATTTGCTACTACAAGTTAGATTACTACGACATATCGCAGGAAGTTCTGGATTTGTACTTGAACCAACATCCGGATAGTACGATAGCAATCAACTTGAAGGCATGCAATAGATTCCGTTTGTTCAATGGACGAGCAGCTGAACAGGAAATCAAGAACATTGTCGACAATGGAACGTTCGGTGCTGATCTGATCAAGCATAACTTGGTGGTGTTCCGAAATGGAGAAGGCGCTCTCCAAGTATTGCCTCAACTGATCGACATCGTGCCGGAAGCTCGTCTGAATTTGGCAATCCATCATCTTCGTCGTGGTGAGATCCAAGAGGCACATCATCTCATGAAAGAAGTTCAACCCACAGTGCCTCAGGAATACATCCTTAAGGGAGTAGTACATGCCGCACTAGGacaggaaactggatcaaaagaACATCTGAAAAACGCCCAACAATGTCTCCATCTCGTGGGAGGATCAGCTTCGGAATGTGACACCATCCCCGGTCGGCAGAGCATGGCTTCGGCCTTCTTCCTCTACGGCCAGTTCGAGGAAGTTCTCGTATATCTCAACTCGATTCGCAGCTACTTCGTCAACGACGACGTTTTCAACTACAACTACGCCCAAGCGAAAGCCGCTACCGGTTATTACAAGGAAGCCGAAGAGCTCCTGCTTCAAATCCACGACATAACCATCAAAACTGACCACACCTATGCCATGGTGCTGGCCAAATGCCACGTCCACTCCGGACACGCCGACCAAGCGTGGAACATATTCCTAACGAAGGACTCCACTCCGGAAGCATTCTCCCTTCTTCAGCTCATCGCCAACGACAGCTACAGGGTGGGCGAATTTTGGGTGGCAGCCAAAGCGTTCGATACCCTTGAAAAGTTGGATCCCAACCCGGAATACTGGGAAGGCAAACGGGGTGCCTGTGCCGGGGCAATTCAGGCGATTCTGGCTAAACGGTCCAGTGGAGCTCCTCCGGGAGGCGTTGCCGAGGTGATTGCTCTACTAAGAGACTCGACCAACACCCAGGCGGAAAGCATGCTTCGAACGATTCGACGGTTCGCCAGCAGCATCaagtag